One Betta splendens chromosome 16, fBetSpl5.4, whole genome shotgun sequence genomic window carries:
- the gbp gene encoding glycogen synthase kinase binding protein, which produces MPCRKENYILLEQSVTVDSKEVDALVTKIGEALQLHNNSGGHQKTKTVSVSMSCLHGGGAGMPAALIGGGSGVAAQRRSGCCLRLRNQRGHRGSSRASPYSVPGSNGDQDWDQIKPWNKKRMSVEPDDPHRLLQELILSGNLIKEAVRRLQFSAADCGDNVPCS; this is translated from the coding sequence ATGCCCTGTCGCAAGGAGAACTACATCCTTCTGGAGCAGTCCGTCACCGTGGACTCCAAGGAGGTGGACGCGCTGGTCACGAAGATCGGCgaagctctgcagctgcacaacaaCAGCGGCGGCCACCAGAAAACGAAGACGGTGTCCGTGTCCATGTCCTGCCtgcacggcggcggcgccgggatGCCGGCGGCCCTCATCGGCGGAGGCTCTGGGGTCGCAGCGCAGAGACGGAGCGGCTGCTGCCTGCGGCTCCGGAACCAGCGGGGACACAGGGGGAGCAGCAGGGCGAGCCCGTACAGCGTCCCCGGCTCCAACGGCGACCAGGACTGGGACCAAATCAAACCGTGGAACAAGAAACGGATGAGCGTGGAGCCGGACGACCCGCaccggctgctgcaggagctcatTCTGTCGGGGAACCTCATCAAGGAGGCCGTAAGGAGGCTGCAGTTCTCCGCCGCGGACTGTGGAGACAATGTGCCGTGTTCGTAA